In Coregonus clupeaformis isolate EN_2021a unplaced genomic scaffold, ASM2061545v1 scaf2118, whole genome shotgun sequence, the DNA window TCAGTAAGGGTGTATCATGGTTTCTGTGGTGGTTCTGTCTGTAACAGTGTTTGTAGAGAGCTCAGTAAGGGTGTATCATGGTTTCTGTAGTGGTTCTGTCTGTAACAGTGTTTGTAGAGAGCTCAGTAAGGGTGTATCATGGTTTCTGTAGTGGTTCTGTCTGTAATAGTCTCTGTATAATAGGGTTCCACCCACCTGTAAGAGTGACCTCGTCTCCATCCTTTAGGAAGGTtcttgtctctcctcctcccaagTCCACGGTCTTAGAACCCTTCCATGACAACTCCAACATAGAACCAAAACTGTCtggctcctacacacacacacagagagagagagagagagagacagacagagacagagagagtgaaagagagagagagagacagaaagagagagcgaaagagagacagagaaagagagagtgacagagaaaaagagagagagtgacagagagcgagagagaggtcaATAGTGAATCAACAACAACTCATCAGAACATATACAGTAAAATGTGCACACATGTAAACACTGATTCAGATACAAaatgctcacagacacacacacacgcaaccaaACACAACCTCACCGGTCCACTGATGGTTCCTGAGGCCAGCAGGTCTCCAGGTCTGACGTTACAGCCATTGACTGTGTGATGGGCTAACTGCTGCTTCATAGTCCAGTACATAtactagagagatggagagagagatagagagaagtgagagggaaaga includes these proteins:
- the LOC123488277 gene encoding fumarylacetoacetase-like; this translates as MYWTMKQQLAHHTVNGCNVRPGDLLASGTISGPEPDSFGSMLELSWKGSKTVDLGGGETRTFLKDGDEVTLTGYCEGSGYRVGFGPCVGTILPAL